In one window of Nodosilinea sp. PGN35 DNA:
- a CDS encoding thermonuclease family protein: MIPPWAKPAALAQNLSLFGLLLTAGCSSLPGIGQVSTPATQPAAVDDAPSQPAHPPAATLADDPWQQHYSQALDQGMAAATATQTAQSAREWRQVQGQWEGAISNLVAIPTGSELYATAQQKRQEYEANRAYAAQAAAAKTLPTATVVSVGDGDTLRVQGQDGPLTIRLACVDAPESGQSFGPEATLRLRQLLSTGQPVEVRAIERDRYDRTVAEIYSGGQSVGLQLVREGYAVVYEQYISGCAATADDYRQAESAARNARRNFWSQANPTLPWDFRRGGGPSTPTASPPAAMPAPVTSPPSAAPARLPACVSSDCDCGDFTTWEQAQAVLNAFPGDPHRLDGDSDGIACESLR; encoded by the coding sequence ATGATCCCACCCTGGGCAAAACCAGCGGCCCTGGCTCAAAACCTATCGCTGTTTGGGCTGCTGCTGACTGCGGGCTGTTCAAGTCTACCCGGCATCGGCCAAGTCTCAACCCCGGCAACCCAGCCCGCCGCTGTCGATGACGCCCCCAGCCAGCCAGCGCATCCACCCGCAGCGACCCTGGCCGATGACCCGTGGCAACAACACTACAGTCAGGCTCTAGATCAGGGAATGGCGGCGGCGACAGCGACCCAAACCGCCCAGTCGGCCAGGGAATGGCGGCAGGTGCAGGGGCAGTGGGAAGGGGCTATCTCCAACCTCGTCGCCATCCCCACCGGCAGCGAACTCTATGCCACCGCCCAGCAAAAACGCCAGGAGTACGAGGCAAACCGGGCCTACGCCGCCCAGGCTGCCGCCGCCAAAACTCTGCCCACCGCCACGGTCGTTTCGGTGGGCGATGGCGACACCCTGCGGGTGCAGGGGCAAGATGGCCCGCTCACCATTCGCCTGGCCTGTGTGGATGCGCCCGAAAGCGGTCAGTCCTTTGGACCGGAGGCGACGCTGCGGCTGCGGCAGCTGCTCTCGACCGGGCAGCCGGTGGAGGTGCGGGCGATTGAGCGCGATCGCTACGATCGCACCGTGGCCGAAATCTACAGCGGCGGCCAGTCGGTGGGCCTACAGCTGGTGCGCGAGGGCTACGCCGTGGTCTATGAGCAGTACATCTCCGGCTGCGCCGCCACCGCTGACGACTACCGCCAGGCCGAATCTGCCGCCCGCAACGCCCGCCGCAACTTCTGGAGTCAGGCCAACCCCACCCTACCCTGGGATTTTCGCCGGGGCGGAGGACCTTCAACCCCCACCGCTTCCCCCCCGGCGGCTATGCCAGCGCCCGTTACCTCCCCGCCGTCGGCGGCCCCGGCTCGCCTGCCCGCCTGCGTCTCTAGCGACTGCGACTGCGGCGACTTCACCACCTGGGAGCAGGCCCAGGCCGTGCTCAATGCCTTCCCCGGCGACCCCCACCGCCTCGACGGCGACAGCGACGGCATCGCCTGCGAAAGCCTGCGCTAA
- a CDS encoding FAD-dependent oxidoreductase: MTVDYDAVILGGTVQGREAAALAVRQGARVALVESSGEVEGRVRRQIGLVALAACHSQGWAALQGQVKALESVAYPHLSLDGLATSGVDVVLESGQLSPRPNLAVTTATRRLSARGYLLAPGSEVTLPDIPGLVETPYLTLDTLLDLKALPEAAIVLGRSAAAIALAQALARLGCSTTLVTRGDQLLPTEDPDMSAFVEALLEAAGVTLKLSTRLEAIYHKDSFEVLLANGDLLKAPTLVLATAAHPALGPLNLSSIGVHPQTVHGVATALPVDDRLATAHSRVFACGPALGGYWADATDHSDVAIALGNALYLPWRRFSHLNRPALLSTTPEYGRIGLTAHLARRWYGSAATVVQVPFGALLKAHCGSDITGFCRWVVGADGRLLGAQICGPGASELIHTVALAIYQKIPLQRLQQVPTLPYSLAEILPLLVGEWQRQRWQQGTWRRDWAENWFNWRRSRRR; encoded by the coding sequence ATGACCGTTGACTATGACGCAGTGATTCTCGGCGGCACGGTGCAGGGGCGAGAGGCGGCGGCCCTGGCGGTGCGGCAGGGGGCACGGGTGGCGCTGGTGGAGTCGTCAGGGGAGGTGGAGGGCCGGGTTCGACGACAGATTGGGCTGGTGGCGCTGGCGGCGTGCCATTCCCAGGGGTGGGCTGCATTGCAGGGTCAGGTCAAGGCCCTAGAGAGCGTGGCCTACCCGCACCTGAGTCTCGACGGCCTGGCCACCAGCGGGGTGGATGTGGTGCTGGAGTCGGGGCAGCTGAGCCCGAGGCCAAACCTGGCGGTGACGACGGCGACGCGGCGGCTGAGCGCGCGCGGCTACCTGCTCGCCCCCGGGAGTGAGGTCACTCTTCCAGATATTCCCGGCCTGGTCGAGACGCCGTACCTGACCCTCGATACCCTGCTGGATTTAAAGGCGCTGCCCGAGGCGGCGATCGTGCTGGGGCGGAGCGCGGCGGCGATCGCCCTGGCCCAAGCCCTGGCCCGGCTCGGTTGCTCTACCACCCTAGTCACCCGAGGCGACCAGCTGCTCCCCACCGAAGACCCGGATATGTCGGCCTTTGTAGAAGCGCTGCTCGAGGCGGCAGGGGTCACCCTCAAGCTCAGCACCCGACTCGAGGCGATCTACCACAAAGACAGCTTTGAGGTCTTGCTGGCCAATGGCGACTTGCTCAAGGCTCCAACCCTCGTACTGGCGACCGCCGCCCACCCGGCCCTGGGGCCGCTCAATCTCAGCAGCATCGGCGTTCATCCCCAAACCGTTCACGGCGTTGCCACCGCTCTGCCGGTGGACGATCGCCTCGCCACCGCCCATTCTCGAGTGTTTGCCTGCGGCCCGGCCCTGGGCGGCTACTGGGCCGACGCTACCGATCACAGCGATGTGGCGATCGCCCTGGGCAACGCCCTCTATCTGCCCTGGCGCAGGTTCTCGCACCTCAACCGCCCTGCCCTGCTCTCCACCACCCCAGAGTATGGGCGCATTGGGCTCACCGCCCACCTGGCCCGCCGCTGGTACGGCAGCGCAGCGACGGTGGTGCAGGTGCCCTTTGGTGCACTGCTCAAAGCCCACTGCGGCAGCGACATCACCGGCTTTTGCCGCTGGGTCGTGGGGGCCGACGGGCGGCTGCTCGGAGCCCAGATCTGCGGCCCCGGAGCCAGCGAACTCATCCACACCGTAGCGCTGGCGATCTACCAAAAAATTCCGCTTCAGCGGCTCCAGCAGGTACCCACGCTGCCCTACAGCCTGGCAGAGATCCTGCCGCTGCTGGTGGGCGAGTGGCAGCGGCAGCGCTGGCAGCAGGGCACCTGGCGACGCGACTGGGCCGAAAACTGGTTTAACTGGCGGCGATCGCGGCGGCGGTAG